From the Silvanigrella paludirubra genome, one window contains:
- the lnt gene encoding apolipoprotein N-acyltransferase: MKLNLKEIFVNRFQKFTWKHFPSHKDLFLCFLSGVLFSSTFHSLNFLPQWFRNFNFILLSPLFFSLMNLNKIHKTKVRIFHFIVLVFIFSFPLEFIGFTWIFTSIKYFFGYSTLLTSLVYFLICSLSCIYYLFLLSPFFILSQFKKDKYFKIIYLFIISILMATLEHIYPRLSNWYFGYSFYYNINLSQIASILGSYGLSFILFYSNLSFSFLFYSKTNLSSILYKKSYINLGVLSSFIIILNIISPYIFITNDNKFIKIGFIQPNFTVIQINNDLTIDQDKKQENLEKLLINLDNPKLDLIILPESAIYYQFGFSPEKMTDIVNTSKKLQTPILLQSVLPSDSKENLRFKNKYSDIIEIEAAESKSFVIYPNGNTSNFYTKWKLMPLGEELPFSHLFPKIADKYLIETKQTIKLLNGNKAIPLNFKNYKIGIFICYDSIDESLSNLLSQNGAQFFVNQSNFLWMAKSNATFVFSIINQFKAIETNKSLLFLTNNGPTLLFNKNGEVIFNNKTIFSQNAGYLEIPVNQDISFYSKYFLEIKYIFVLISIICLILFFRKLI; the protein is encoded by the coding sequence GTGAAATTAAATTTAAAAGAAATATTTGTTAATCGTTTCCAAAAATTTACATGGAAACATTTTCCTTCTCATAAAGATTTATTTTTATGCTTTCTAAGTGGCGTTTTATTTTCTTCCACTTTCCATTCTTTAAATTTCTTACCACAGTGGTTTCGAAATTTTAATTTCATTTTACTCTCTCCTTTATTTTTTAGTTTAATGAATTTAAACAAAATTCATAAGACAAAAGTGCGCATATTTCATTTTATAGTACTTGTTTTTATTTTTTCATTCCCTCTTGAATTTATTGGTTTTACATGGATATTTACTAGTATAAAATATTTTTTTGGTTATTCAACTTTATTAACAAGTTTGGTTTATTTTTTAATTTGTTCATTATCTTGCATTTACTATTTATTCCTTTTATCCCCTTTTTTTATCCTTTCGCAATTCAAAAAAGATAAATATTTTAAAATAATTTACTTATTTATAATTTCAATTTTAATGGCTACTTTAGAGCATATTTATCCAAGATTATCCAATTGGTATTTTGGCTACTCTTTTTATTACAATATTAACCTAAGCCAAATTGCGTCTATACTAGGTTCTTATGGATTATCTTTTATACTTTTTTATAGTAATTTATCATTTTCCTTTCTTTTTTATTCTAAAACAAATTTAAGTTCCATATTATATAAAAAAAGTTATATAAATTTGGGAGTTTTATCATCATTTATAATAATTTTAAATATTATTAGTCCTTACATTTTCATAACTAATGATAATAAATTTATAAAAATAGGATTTATTCAACCAAATTTTACTGTGATTCAAATAAATAATGATCTAACAATTGACCAAGATAAAAAACAAGAAAACTTAGAAAAACTCCTAATAAATTTAGATAATCCTAAATTAGATTTAATCATATTACCTGAAAGCGCCATTTATTATCAATTTGGTTTTAGTCCAGAAAAAATGACTGATATTGTAAACACTTCTAAAAAATTACAAACACCAATACTTCTACAAAGTGTTTTACCTTCTGATTCAAAAGAAAACTTACGTTTTAAAAATAAATATTCAGATATAATTGAGATAGAAGCCGCTGAATCAAAGTCATTTGTAATTTACCCAAATGGAAATACTTCTAATTTTTATACAAAGTGGAAACTCATGCCACTTGGTGAAGAGCTTCCTTTTAGTCATTTATTTCCAAAAATAGCCGACAAATATCTTATAGAAACAAAACAAACCATAAAGTTACTAAATGGAAATAAAGCAATTCCACTTAATTTTAAAAATTACAAAATTGGAATCTTTATTTGTTATGACTCTATTGATGAGAGTTTAAGTAATTTATTATCTCAAAACGGTGCACAATTTTTTGTGAATCAATCTAATTTTTTATGGATGGCAAAATCAAATGCCACTTTTGTTTTTTCTATAATAAATCAATTCAAAGCAATAGAAACAAATAAAAGCTTACTATTTTTAACTAATAATGGACCTACTTTATTATTTAATAAAAATGGAGAAGTTATTTTTAATAATAAAACTATATTTTCACAAAATGCTGGCTATTTAGAAATTCCAGTCAATCAGGATATTAGTTTTTATAGCAAATATTTTTTGGAAATAAAATATATTTTTGTACTTATAAGTATCATTTGTCTTATTTTATTTTTTAGAAAATTAATTTAA
- a CDS encoding transporter substrate-binding domain-containing protein yields MKLLFFFFIKMILSPLNLMASENEEIIIHYQVRPPYYMIDENTKNLKDGTLFKNLDKVFKNLNVKYEFHEFPAARTHIVIKENKLNVCSGYAILSNIRKNYGIYSVPFYQDKPYIIVTRKDDTRFDKYSTLNEIMLDYSLVMLVKFRFSYGKYVDELLLKNKKYTIDSSRLEDDLGNGLKLTFVENSNMLQQIIMNRADYMIMSENEFSYFKNNSIEMNKNLAFKKVNDIKVGNKRTLFCSKKMDGNLIKKINKLIIKNLGNI; encoded by the coding sequence ATGAAATTATTATTCTTTTTTTTCATTAAAATGATTCTTTCGCCTCTTAATTTAATGGCAAGTGAAAACGAAGAGATTATCATTCATTATCAAGTAAGGCCTCCTTATTATATGATTGATGAAAATACTAAAAATTTAAAAGATGGTACTTTATTTAAAAACTTAGACAAAGTTTTTAAAAATTTAAATGTAAAATATGAATTTCATGAATTTCCTGCTGCTCGTACACACATTGTGATTAAAGAAAATAAATTAAATGTTTGTTCAGGTTATGCCATATTATCAAATATAAGAAAAAATTATGGAATTTATAGTGTTCCATTTTATCAAGATAAGCCTTATATTATTGTTACTAGAAAAGATGATACACGATTTGATAAATATTCTACTTTAAATGAAATTATGTTAGACTATAGTTTAGTTATGCTTGTTAAGTTTAGATTTTCTTATGGAAAATATGTAGATGAGTTACTTCTTAAAAATAAAAAGTATACTATTGATTCTTCTAGATTAGAAGATGATTTAGGAAATGGCTTAAAATTAACTTTTGTTGAAAACTCAAATATGTTGCAACAAATTATAATGAATAGAGCTGATTATATGATTATGTCAGAAAATGAATTTAGTTATTTTAAAAATAATAGCATCGAAATGAATAAAAATTTAGCATTTAAAAAAGTTAATGATATAAAAGTAGGAAATAAAAGAACACTCTTTTGTTCAAAAAAAATGGATGGGAATTTAATAAAAAAAATTAATAAATTAATAATTAAAAATCTAGGAAATATTTAA
- a CDS encoding cation diffusion facilitator family transporter translates to MSEETEHNHSHGFSKAKEKPLIIALLLTGTFFFVELFTGIFSGSLALISDATHMLTDVIGIAIALVAIKIAKRPADLKRTYGYYRFEILAPSFNAFLLFFVGIYIIYESYERFMNKDTVDLKIGPMFFVAIAGLIINLISMKILSSGKDGNLNLKGAYLEVMSDMISSVGVIIAAIIIKFTGWKWVDSIIAIAIALFIIPRTWSLLKDSMNILLEGVPKGIKLENMNSELSKIEGVLNIHDLHVWAISNDKINFTAHIVYSKNYNQNKILNEIKEVLEHKFHITHVTIQLELENCGQDREHGNK, encoded by the coding sequence ATGAGTGAAGAAACAGAGCATAATCATTCCCATGGTTTTTCAAAAGCAAAAGAAAAACCTTTAATAATAGCATTACTTTTAACCGGAACTTTCTTTTTTGTAGAATTATTTACAGGAATTTTTTCTGGAAGCCTTGCTTTAATATCCGATGCTACTCATATGCTAACTGATGTTATTGGAATAGCAATTGCTCTAGTTGCAATCAAAATTGCAAAAAGACCCGCTGATTTAAAGAGAACTTATGGATATTACCGGTTCGAAATATTAGCTCCCTCTTTTAATGCATTTTTATTATTTTTTGTTGGAATTTATATTATTTATGAGTCTTATGAAAGATTTATGAATAAAGATACGGTTGATTTAAAAATTGGACCTATGTTTTTTGTTGCAATTGCAGGTTTAATTATTAATTTAATCAGTATGAAAATTTTAAGTAGCGGTAAAGATGGGAACTTAAACTTAAAAGGTGCTTATCTTGAAGTCATGAGTGACATGATTAGTTCTGTTGGAGTTATCATTGCAGCAATTATAATTAAATTTACAGGTTGGAAATGGGTTGACTCAATAATAGCAATTGCTATTGCGCTATTTATCATTCCAAGGACATGGTCATTATTAAAAGATAGTATGAATATTTTACTTGAAGGAGTTCCAAAAGGAATAAAATTAGAAAATATGAATTCAGAATTATCAAAAATTGAAGGTGTTTTAAATATTCACGACTTACATGTTTGGGCAATCTCTAATGATAAAATTAATTTTACAGCTCACATTGTTTATTCAAAAAATTATAACCAAAATAAAATTTTAAATGAGATTAAAGAAGTTCTTGAACATAAATTTCACATCACCCACGTAACAATTCAATTGGAACTTGAAAACTGTGGGCAAGATAGGGAACATGGAAATAAATAA
- the lipB gene encoding lipoyl(octanoyl) transferase LipB has product MEIKYLGLLPYGDALGLMESLHSEISKNSNQEGVILVVQHPPTVTMGKRELLEDMLIPPEQLKYKGVAYHKIDRGGSVTVHEPGQIVIYPIFHIDKYRHTVRSYVNSLEEAMIETAAHFGISANRDEINPGVWVGQNKIGAIGIRIKDKVTKHGIAFNVTNSLETFSNIIPCGLKGRGVINLEMSVRELSDKKELLSVKYEEVEQYLAGKIKEKLIS; this is encoded by the coding sequence ATGGAAATTAAGTATTTAGGGTTGTTACCTTATGGTGATGCTTTAGGTTTAATGGAGTCACTTCATTCTGAAATATCTAAAAATTCAAATCAGGAAGGTGTTATTTTAGTAGTTCAGCATCCTCCTACAGTAACAATGGGCAAAAGAGAATTATTGGAAGACATGCTAATACCTCCTGAGCAACTCAAATATAAAGGAGTTGCGTATCATAAAATTGATAGGGGTGGCAGTGTCACTGTCCACGAACCAGGACAAATTGTTATTTATCCTATTTTTCATATTGATAAATATCGCCATACGGTACGTTCCTATGTAAATTCCTTGGAAGAAGCCATGATTGAAACCGCTGCTCATTTTGGAATTAGTGCAAATCGGGATGAAATAAATCCGGGTGTTTGGGTAGGACAAAATAAAATTGGTGCTATAGGAATTCGCATTAAAGATAAAGTAACAAAACACGGAATTGCATTTAATGTGACAAATTCACTCGAAACTTTTTCTAATATCATTCCCTGTGGTTTAAAAGGCAGAGGTGTAATCAATTTAGAAATGTCTGTTAGGGAATTGAGTGATAAAAAAGAATTGCTTTCTGTTAAATATGAGGAAGTAGAACAGTATTTAGCTGGAAAAATAAAAGAGAAGTTAATAAGTTAA
- the phnE gene encoding phosphonate ABC transporter, permease protein PhnE: MKFPSFIPMMESKRRKRAVAGLFIEMFVWAYFIIFLGKILVFSIILPFIENLAYSEEPNAFALNLIQKINFDSRYFEFPWKWFFILFAIGAIIGFFISLKCKGFGSWIASLSKLQVTNPEDSIKLNHHWKFARCEAYILVIITLVTGLVLINVSVSKILQIDGLLGAGRLSLQLACGVPGVGESIGTFSLYDGLQWFLNLFVKAHNAIFINKAELFHIQCIPNDLTYFSKALGKLAESIYLAFIATFFSVPVAFVLSFFASRNLTRHSYLMRSFYFLIRSYMNITRSIEPLIWAILFSVWIGIGPFAGAMALMVHSVSSLVKQYSEAVEGVDEGPIEALQVTGANRISVVWYAVVPQVILPFLAFTIYRWDINVRMATVIGLVGGGGIGSILIQEQMLARWTQVGSLAFLIFLVVWGMDFLSARIREAIQ; the protein is encoded by the coding sequence ATGAAATTCCCTTCTTTTATTCCAATGATGGAATCCAAGCGTCGTAAAAGAGCTGTTGCCGGTCTTTTTATAGAAATGTTTGTCTGGGCTTATTTTATTATATTTTTAGGCAAAATTCTTGTATTTTCTATTATACTTCCTTTTATAGAAAACTTAGCTTACTCTGAAGAGCCTAATGCGTTCGCTTTAAATTTAATTCAAAAAATAAATTTTGATAGTCGTTACTTTGAATTTCCTTGGAAATGGTTTTTTATCTTATTTGCAATAGGCGCTATAATCGGTTTTTTTATTTCTTTAAAATGTAAGGGTTTTGGTTCTTGGATTGCAAGTCTTTCTAAATTACAAGTAACAAATCCAGAAGATTCTATTAAATTAAATCATCATTGGAAATTTGCTAGATGCGAAGCTTATATATTAGTTATTATTACTCTTGTAACAGGTTTAGTTTTAATCAATGTAAGTGTCTCAAAAATATTACAAATTGATGGTTTATTAGGGGCAGGTCGTTTGAGCTTGCAACTTGCCTGTGGTGTTCCCGGTGTAGGTGAATCCATTGGTACATTTTCCTTATACGATGGCTTACAGTGGTTTTTAAATTTATTTGTAAAAGCTCATAATGCAATTTTTATAAATAAGGCTGAATTATTTCATATTCAATGTATTCCAAACGATTTAACATATTTTAGCAAAGCGTTAGGAAAATTAGCGGAGTCTATTTACCTCGCCTTTATTGCCACATTTTTTAGTGTCCCTGTAGCCTTTGTTTTATCTTTTTTTGCTTCTCGAAATTTAACTAGACATAGTTATTTAATGAGATCTTTTTACTTTTTAATTCGCTCTTACATGAATATCACACGTTCTATTGAGCCTCTTATTTGGGCTATTTTATTTTCAGTCTGGATTGGTATAGGCCCATTTGCAGGTGCTATGGCTCTTATGGTTCATAGTGTTTCAAGCTTAGTGAAACAATATTCTGAAGCGGTAGAGGGTGTAGATGAAGGTCCTATCGAAGCACTTCAAGTAACAGGTGCAAATCGAATTTCTGTCGTTTGGTACGCTGTTGTTCCTCAAGTTATTCTTCCCTTTCTTGCATTTACAATATACCGTTGGGATATCAACGTTCGCATGGCAACCGTTATTGGTCTTGTTGGCGGCGGTGGTATTGGAAGTATTTTAATTCAAGAACAAATGCTTGCCAGATGGACACAAGTAGGAAGTCTTGCCTTTTTAATTTTTTTAGTAGTTTGGGGAATGGACTTTCTTTCGGCAAGAATTCGTGAGGCAATTCAGTAG